The window GTCGCACCAACGCAGTCTCGAAGCAATGAAGCTGATCATGGAGGAGCAGGACGTGGAGTTCGACGTCACCATCGAGATCCCCAAGGGTTCGCGGAACAAGTACGAGGTGGACCACGAGACCGGCCGGATCCGTCTGGACCGTCGCCTCTTCACCTCGACCAGCTACCCGGCCGACTACGGCTTCGTCGAGAACACCCTGGGCGAGGACGGCGACCCGCTGGACGCGCTGGTCATCCTTGACGAGCCGACCTTCCCGGGCTGCCTGATCAAGTGCCGCGCCATCGGCATGTTCCGCATGACGGACGAGGCGGGCGGCGACGACAAGCTGCTGTGCGTGCCGGCCTCCGACCCGCGTGTCGAGCACCTGCGCGACATCCACCACGTGTCCGAGTTCGACCGCCTGGAGATCCAGCACTTCTTCGAGGTCTACAAGGACCTGGAGCCGGGCAAGTCGGTCGAGGGCGCGAACTGGGTCGGCCGCACCGAGGCCGAGGCCGAGATCGAGGCCTCGTACAAGCGCCTGGAGGCGCAGGGCGGCCACCACTAGGCTCCGCCGGTGGGCAGGGTCGGGGGGATCCCCCGGGCCCTTGGCTTCGACAGTGGGCGGCACTCCATCGCGGGGGTGCCGCCCACTGTCGTGTGCGGAGCCGGGCTGCGCCCGGACCTGGGGCTCCGCCCCAGACCCCACGCCTCAAACGCCGGCGAGGCTGAACGGCGCGGCGGCCTGCCTTCGCCGGGGAGGAAACGGTTCCGCATACTGATACGGCAGGTGATCACGGACGGGAGGACGCGTGGCGGAGGCCGACGGGGCCGAGGACAGGAAGCCCCAGTCCGACGAGGCGCACAGCGCCTTCTCAGTCCCGCCCGGGATGGAGCCGGAGGTTCCCGAGGAGGACCAGCCCACCTCGGAATTCGTCCGTCCGGCGGGCGCCGAGATGGTGCAGCCCGAGCCTGAGGGATCGGCTTTCGCGATGCCGGCCACCTACAGCGCCGCGCACTCCCCGCCCGCCTACACCCCCGGCCAGGACTTCCCCCTCGGCGGGCCCAAGGAATCCCCCTGGCAGGACCGCATGCGCACGATGCTGCGCATGCCGGTCGACGTGCGCCCCGTACCGGATCTCGTGCAGCGGCCGAGCGAGGCCGGGCCCGCCGTGGGCCGCGTGCTCGACCTGACCCTGCGCATCGGCGAGCTGCTGCTCGCGGGCGGCGAGGGCGCCGAGGACGTGGAGGCCGCGATGTTCGCGGTGACCCGCTCCTACGGGCTGGACCGCTGCGAGCCCACCGTCACCTTCACCCTGCTGTCGATCACCCACCAGCCCTCGCTGGTGGACCATCCGGTCTCGGCGAACCGGACCGTGCGCCGCCGCGGCCCCGACTACAACCGGCTCTCGGCCGTCTACCGGCTGGTGGACGACATCAGCGCCCCCGAGATCGACATCTCGCTGGAGGAGGCCTACCGGCGCCTCGCCGAGATCCGCCGCAACCGGCACCCGTACCCCGGCTGGATGCTCACCTCCGCCGCCGGGCTGCTCGCCGGCGCCGCCTCCACCCTGGTCGGCGGCGGAGTGCTGGTCTTCATCGCGGCGGCGCTCGGCGCGGTCCTCGGCGACCGGCTGGCATGGCTGTGCGCCGGGCGCGGGCTGCCGGAGTTCTACCAGTTCGTGGTCGCGGCGATGCCGCCGGCCGCGATCGGGGTGGCGCTGAACATGACCGGGATCGACGTCAAGGCCTCCGCCGTGATCACCGGCGGGCTCTTCGCGCTGCTGCCCGGGCGGGCCCTGGTCGCGGCCGTGCAGGACGGCCTGACCGGCTTCTACATCACCGCCTCCGCCCGGCTGCTGGAGGTCATGTACCTCTTCATCGGCATCATCATGGGCGTGCTGGTCGTGCTCTACATCGGGCTCCAGTTCGACGCCTCCCCGAAGCCGGAGGAGGTCCTGGAGATCACCGAGCGGCCGCTGATCCAGATCGCGGCCTCGATGGTGCTGGTGTTCACCTTCGCGATCCTGCTCCAGCAGGAGCGCTCCACCGTGGCGATCGTGACGCTGAACGGCGCGGTGGCGTGGGTGACGTTCGGGGCCATGCACTACGCGGGCAACATCCCGCCCGTGCCGTCCACGGCCGTCGCGGCGGGGCTGGTGGGGCTGTTCGGGCAGCTCTTCTCGCGCTACCGCTTCGCGTCCGCGCTGCCGTACGTGACGGCCGCCATCGGCCCGCTGCTGCCCGGCTCGGCGACCTACTACGGGCTGCTGCTGATCGCCGAGGACCGGCTGAACGAGGGGCTGGGCTCGCTGGTGAACGCCGCGGCCATCGCGCTGGCCATCGCGATCGGGGTGAACCTGGGGTCGGAGACCTCACGGCTGTTCATGCGGATCCCGGGAGCCGCGAGCGCCGCGAAGCGCCGTGCGGCGAAGCGGACCCGCGGCTTCTGACCGGCTTGGGCACGCGTACGCCCCGCAGGCTCTCGCGTGCCTGCGGGGCGTAGCCGAGCGCGGCTCACCGATTCGGGGCTCCGCCCCGGACCCCGCGCCTCAATCGCCGGCGAGGCTGAATCAGCGCTTGGCGTGGCGGCCGCGCTGGGGGCCGGAGTCCTCGACCGTGCCGGGCGCGGCGGGCGCCTGGCCGGCGGTCGCCCTGTTCGCCTTGTTCTCCTTGCGGGCCTTGAGGACCTCGAAGACCACCGGGATGACCGAGATGAGGACGATGCCCACCAGGATCGGCTCGACGTTGGTCTTGATGAACTCGATCTGGCCGAGCCAGTAGCCCGCGACCGTGACACCGGCGCCCCAGGCGACGCCGCCGATGACGTTGTAGGTCAGGAAGGTGCGGTACTTCATCGAGCCGGCGCCCGCGACCATCGGGGCGAAGGTGCGGATGATCGGCACGAACCGGGCGAGCACGATGGCCTTCGGGCCGTGCCGGTCCATGAACTCGTGCGCCTTGTCGAGGTTCTCCCGCTTGAAGAGCTTGGAGTTCGGCCGGTTGAAGAGCTTCGGGCCGAAGAACTTGCCGATCATGTAGCCGACCTGGTCGCCGATGATGGCGGCGGCCACGATCAGCGTGCAGACCAGCCACAGCGGCTGCTTGATGTACTGCCCGTCCGCGACCAGCAGACCTGCCGTGAACAGCAGCGAGTCGCCCGGCAGGAAGGCGAAGAGCCCCGACTCGGCGAAGACGATGACCAGGATGCCGATCAGGCCGAAGTGCGAGATCAGATAGTCCGGACTGAGCCACTCAGGGCCGAGCGCAAGCGTTTCCACGGGTTCCGGGCTCTCCTGGATCGAGGGGGTGCGGGGGGCGGGCGGTCTCAATTATCAACGCACACGACCCCCGCCCGGTTCCAGGGCCCGGAGGGGGCGTGTGCGTGACGTCCGCGCCTACACGTGGCGTACGGCGTTGGCCGTGATCGAGTCCCGCAGATGCGCGGCCATGCCGGGCTTGACGGCGTCGTAGAACGCCGTGAACCGCTCGTCCGTGACGTACATCTCGCCGAGGCAGGTGTGCATCTCGTACGGGCACTCGTAGAACCACGTGCTGATGTGCCGGCGGTGTTCCTCGGCCAGGTCCATCGCCCGCTCGCCTTCCGCGGGCTCACCGGCCTCCATGAGGGCCGCGTACCGGCTGCCCCAGCCGGCGGACTCGTCCTGGATCCGCTGCCAGTCGTCCTTCGTGTACGAGGCCGCGCGGCGCTGCGACTGGGCGTAGGCGTCGGTGCCGCCCCAGCGCTGCTCGGCCTCCTGCGCGTACTGCTCGGGGTCGCTGTCCCCGAAGACCTCGAACTTCTCCTCGGGTGTGAGGTTGATGCCCATCTTCTTCGCCTCCATGGCGTGCTCAACGGCCTTGGCCATCTGCTGGAGCCGGTCGATCCGGTCGGTCAGCAGGGCGTGCTGCCGGCGCAGATGCTCCCGCGGATCCGATTCCGGGTCGTCCAGCAGGACCGCGACCTCGTCGAGGGGGAAGCCGAGCTCCCGGTAGAACAGGATCCGCTGCAGCCGGTCCAGGTCGGCGTCGTCGTACCGCCGGTGTCCCGCGTGGCTGCGGCCGCTCGGGCAGAGCAGACCGATCTCGTCGTAGTGGTGCAGGGTGCGCACCGTCACTCCGGCGAATCCGGCGACCTGGCCCACGGAGTGGCCCATCGCTTCCCTCCTCTGTTCGGGTACGCCCTTCACTGTGGTCCCTCACGCGGCGTGAGGTGCAAGTCCTCTTCCGCCTCTGCCGCCGGCGGGGTCCGCCTAACGGCTGAGGCCGCGGAACCGGGCCACCGCCAGCGGGAAGAAGACCGCCAGCAGCAGGACCGGCCAGGCGACGGCGAGCAGTGCGGCATGGTCGGAGGCCCAGGACGGGGGCGCCGCCGCCGGGTTGCCGAACAGGTCGCGGACCGCCGTCGCGGTGGCCGACATCGGGTTCCATTCCACCACCGCCCCCAGCCAGCCCGGCATCGACTGCGGCGTGGCGAAGGCGTTGGAGAGGAAGCCCACCGGCCACACCAGGATCTGCACCGCCTGCACCAGTTCGGGCCGGCCCGCGACCATGCCGAGCCAGATCCCGATCCACAGCATCGCGAAGCGCAGCAGCAGGAGCAGTGCGAAGGCCAGCAGGGCGGCCGCGGGTGAGCCGTGCCAGCGCCAGCCGAGGAGGAGGCCGACGCCCGCCAGGACCGCGAGCCCCACGGCCGACTGGAGCATGTCCGCCGCGCTGCGGCCGACCAGGACCGCCGAGGAGGACATCGGCATGGCGCGGAAGCGGTCGATGACGCCCTTGCCCAGGTCCTGGGTGACCGCCGTCATCGTCGCCTCCAGTCCGAAGGCCATGGTCAGCGCGAGCATCCCGGGCACCAGGAACTCGACGTACTCGCCGTCGATGCCGCGCCCGCCGCCGACGAGGAAGCCGAACATCAGCAGCAGCATCACGGGGAAGACCAGTCCGACGACCATCTGGACCGGTTGGCGCGCCCAGTGGGCGAGTTCGCGCCGGGTCATCGTCCAGGAGTCCACGAGCACCCAGGGGACGCCAGTGTGCGTGCTCACGCCCGTGTGCGGGCCCAGGCCCGTGCTCGTGCCCGTGCTCGTGCCCGTGCTCGTGCCCGTGCTGGTGCTGGTGCTGGTGCTCATGCGGCCACCTCCGCGGTGTTCGTACGGTCGGTCAGGTGCAGGAAGACCTCGTCGAGCGTGGGCCGCCGCACCGAGAGGTCCGCCGCCTCGATGCCGGCCTCCTCCAGCGCGCGCAGGGTCAGGGTCAGGCCCGCCATGCGGTCCTGGACCGGGAAGCTGAGCGTCAGGGAGTCGGGGTCGACGGACGGGTCCGGCAGCAGCGCCGCCGCCTGCCCGAGCCGTGCCGCGTCCCGCAGGACGACGACGATCCGGTCCGCCCCGACGAGGGCCTTCAGCTCGTCGGCCGTGCCCTCGGCGGCCACCCGCCCGGCGTCGATCAGCGCGATGCGGTCGGACAGCTGGTCGGCCTCCTCCAGGTACTGGGTGGTCAGCAGGACCGTCGTGCCGCCGCCCACCAGTGAGCGGACCGCGTTCCACACCTCGGCGCGGCCGCGCGGATCGAGCCCGGTGGTCGGCTCGTCCAGGAAGAGCACCTCCGGCTCGGTGATCAGGGACGCCGCGAGGTCGAGGCGGCGGCGCATGCCGCCGCTGTACTGCTTCACGGGCTTGCGGCCGGTGTCCGCGAGGCCGAACCGCTCCAGCAGTTCGTCGGCCCGCAGCCCGGCCCGCCGCGCGCCCAGGTGGTGCAGGCGCCCGAACATCTCCAGGTTCTGCCGCCCGGCCAGTTCCTCGTCGAGCGCCGCGTGCTGGCCGAGCAGGCCGATCCGGGCGCGGACGGCCGCCGCGTCCGTCCGTACGTCGTGGCCCGCCACCCGCACCGCGCCCTCGTCGTGCCGCAGCAGGGTGCTCATGATGCGGACCGCCGTGGTCTTGCCGGCTCCGTTGGGGCCGAGCACCGCGTGCACCGTTCCGCGTGCCACCTCCAGGTCGAGCCCGGCCAGGGCGGGCTTGTCGCCGTACCGCTTGTGGACGCCTTCGGCGGAGATCGCCGCCATCACTTCGCTCCTCGATTAGTCAAATTTGAGTAGCAGGGCGGCAAACGTATGCCCGGATCTCCGGCTAGTCAAACTTGATTACATGTCTCGCGGGTCCGGCCCGGTCGCGTACGGGTTCTCCTGCCCGTCCGCCAGGACCCCCACGAACGGTTCGCCGCCCTCGCCCGCGAAGGAGTACGCGCCCCCCTCGATCCGGGCGATCAGCCCCCGGGTCCACTCCGCCTCGGCGTCCCCGGAGTGGACCCACATGTGCATGATCTCGCCGATGTGGCCCAGCGCCTGCGGCCCGCCCTCCGGCGTGTAGTACTCGGTCACCGCCGACCGCCAGCCCGCCAGCTTCGCCAGCCGCTCCCGGAGCAGCGCGAGGACCTCCTCCCGCGGGAGGTCGACCATGAAGCCGATCGCCGCCGACAGCACGTCCGTCTTCTGGTCGTACGCCGCGAGCGCCTCGCGCAGCAGCCGGAAGTACTCCTCGCGCCCGGCGTCCGTCAGCTCGTACTCGGTGCGCGGGGGCCCGCCCGCCACGCTCGGCGCCACCTCGTGAGCGTGCAGGACGCCCTGCTTCGCCATCTGCTTGAGCGCGTGGTAGATCGATCCGGGCTTGGTGTTCGACCACTCGTGGGCGCCCCAGTACTCCAGGTCGTTGCGCACCTGGTACCCATGGGCCCGCCCGTGCTGGCGGACCGCACCGAGGACAAGAAGCCGGATCGCTGACATGGGGCCAGGCTCACACAGTTCTTTGGGTATCCAAAGTGATCGTGTGTGTCTGCCCATGGCGTCCGCGCCGGGGTGCCGAAGATGAGTTCACGAGTCGAATGAGTGACCTTGCACCGAGACAGTCGTTGATCGGATGAGAGCACACGGGAGACAGGGGGTGGGTGGGCGTTGAGTCGGAAGCTACTGCTCGCGAATGGCGAGACTTCCCGCATCGCCTGCGCCCGTGCCGTTCTGCATATCGGAGTTGACGAGAGGACCGGTGAGCCACTGCCCGTCTCCGTGTTGGCTGAGCGGGTCGGCTGGGCCGCTGACCTGGTGTGCGGCATGGTGGATGCGCTTCTGGCCGGGCACTGGAACACCGCCGACGTCGACATCGGGCCTTGACCCCGGATTTTGAACACATCTATGCGGCTTGGGTCAGGGTAGTTGTTGCTGGTTGGAGGTCGTTCTCGTAGGCGATCGGAGATCGCTGGCCGAGGCGGGAGTGCCGGCGGCGGGTGTTGTATCGGGTCAGCCAGCGGAAGGCGTCGAGTCGCGCTTCATGCTCGTTCGACCAGCCTTTGCGGCCTTGGAGCGTTTCTCTCTTGAAGGCGGCGTTGAAGCTTTCCGCGGCTGCGTTGTCCGCGCTGGACCCGATCGCGCCCATGCTCTGCCGGACCCCTGCTGACCTGCAGATTTCAGCGAAGGCCCTACTCGTGTATTGCGAGCCGTGATCCGTGTGCATGACTGCTCCGGCCATGCTCCCGCGGGTCCGCTCGGCTGCCGCGAGGGCGTCGGTGACGAGTTCTGTCCGCATGTGGTCAGCGATGGCCCATCCGGCCAGCCGGCGTGAGGCGAGGTCGATGACGGTCGCGAGGTAGAGCGGCTTCGCGCCGCTCACCGGCAGATACGTGATGTCGCCGACGTACTTCGTGTTCACCTCGGACGCGGTGAAGTCACGGCCGATCAGATCTGGTGCCTTCGGCGCCGCATGGTCCGCGAGGGTGGTGCGGTGCCGGCGGCGCAGGCGGACTCCCTCGAGCCCGATGGTCCGCATGATCCTGGCGACCCGCTTGTGGTTGACCGCCGGGCCGCCTTCGTCACGGAGCTCGGCGGTGATCCTGGGGACTCCGTAAGTGCCGTCGGATTCCTGGTGGGCCTTGCGTATCCGGGCCGCGATCCCGGCCTCGGCGATCTGCCGGGCCGCCCTTGCTGCCGCGGTGCGGCGCCAGTAGTAGAAGCTCGAGCGGGAGAGGCCGAGGATGTCGCAGAGCCGCTTCACGCCGTGACGGCGCTGGTGATCCTCAACGAACTGGCAGCGGGTCACCAGCGCGTCTCCGTCGCGAAATATCGGGCCGCCTTGCGGAGAATGTCGCGCTCTTCCTCCAGCTCGCGGATCCTCTTCCGGGCCGCGGCCAGCTCCGCCTGAACGTCGTCACCGCTGGCCAGCGCGGCGGCCGGCTGCGTCGAGTGGGCGCCGGGCCGGCGCCCGTCGGCGGCCCGGATCCAGTTCCGCAACGTCTCGGTGTTCACCCCGAGATCACCGGCGACCGACTTGATCGTCGCCCCCGGCCTCGACCGGTACAACGCGACCGCGTCCGCCTTGAACTCGGCGGGGTAATGCTTCATCCCCACGGGGACTCCGTTCTCCTGGACCATCAAGATCCAAGTCTCTCCGGTGTCCAACATCCGGGGTCAAGGCCCATCCTCGCATCCGGTGAGGACGCGGGCGGGCGGACGCTGCCGTCGAACGCGTGGATGGCTCTGCGCCGGCTCGGTTGGAGCGTCACCACCCTGGACGGCATCCGTGTCAACGACCGGATCGTTCGCATGGCCCAGGAGACGGCCGGGCGCACGTTGCGGTCGGCGAAGTGGCGCGCCGACCTGACCGCCGCCGTGCTCGCGACCTGGCCTGCTGATCCGTCCAAGCGCACACCCGAGGAGTGGGACGCCGTTCGGTCTGCCGCGCCCGGCGGCCAGCATCTGCCGTCCAGTGTCATCAAGGGCCGTACCCGGCAGGTCGCCGTGTTCGTCCGAGAGCACGGGCGACTACCGGTCGATGTGTTCGAGGCGGAAGACGTCCCCCGACCCGCTCACATGTTGCTGTTGTCGGCGTGTGACGGGCAGCAGGCAACCATCGAACGGCACGAGAGTGATCCGGGCTGGGCATTGCTGCGGCTGCAACTGCCGGCCCGGCCTGATCCGCAGTCGTACAAGGACTGGACATGGGTGTCCTGCCCGATCTCGCTTCCGCCGACGATTCCGGCCTCGGCGGTGCTGCACCTGCCCACCCTGCGCGTGACGGGCGGCCGCGTGCGAGCGGATCTCGCCTACACCCACGCCGTTCCCAGGACCGCCCGCACCGGGCATACGGTCGCGCTCGGCGTGGACTGGGGCCTGAACACCCTGCTCAGTGCCGGGGCCGCCCGTCTCCACGATGACGGCACGATCACCGCCCTCGGAGCCGGGGGCATGTTCCGGGCGGCCGGTGTCCTTGCCAAACAGCACCTGCTCCGCCGCCACAGTGAACTCCTGCACGCGAAAGCCCATCGCTACCAGCGGCTCACCGGCAGCGACACCGAACACCCCTTGGCGGCCAGGCACGCAGTCCTGGCCGACCAGATCCGACGCATCTCCGACAAACGGTCGAACCTGGGCGATGCCCTGGCGCGGGCTGCGGCGCGATGGGCGGTGGACCAGGCCATCACCGCCGGGGCCAGTGTCATCTACCTCGAAGACCTGCGGTCGATGGAAGCACGCGGCATGGGCCGCACCATGAACACCCGTCTGTCCCAGACGGTACGAGGGCAGATCGTGGACCGCATGCGACACCTCGCCGCCGAGGTGGGCATCAGTGTGGTCATGGTGCCCGCGAAGAACACCTCCAAGCACTGCCCGCGGTGCCTCGTACCGCTGTGGCACCGTAAGGCCCCGGACCGGCCCACCACTCCGGGATGGAAGTGGGCTGTCTGCCGCTCCTGCGGATACCAGGGGGACCGCGACCAGGGCGCGCGGAATCGCATCGTCGCACGCGGCCTCACCCACCAAGCGAAGACCGTGACCGAACGGGCCAACGGCGCCATGGTCATCCGCTCGGTGGTAGACACACTCGAAAAAGCGGCGGTCATCACACCGTCCGCACCAAAGACCAGTCGGGACAGGTCCAAGACCGGACCCACCCGGCACGAGGCAACAAGCCCCGCGCCCAGGCGACGCAGGGCACCCTCCCCCACCAGGCCCCAAGGCCCGGCGGGCAAGCGTCCGGAGGGACACGCTCACACGGACCGGCCCCGACTGCCCCGCGCAGCCCACCGGCACCAGGACGTGACAACGACCAGCACACCCACCACCAGCCGACACCGGCCACGAGGCACAGCACTGGGCGCGGGCTTCCACCTCCACGCCCATGCCACCCCTCCACGATGGGAGATCCTCTCGGACACCGTGTCCGACACGGGATCATCAAGCTGATCAGAGACGCTACTCACCGCATGGTCAGCCCATGGCGCGGGTGCCGTCGAGGGATTCGCGGACGATGTCCGCGTGGCCCGCGTGCCGGGCGAACTCCTCCACCAGGTGCAGCAGCATCCAGCGCATCGAGACCTTGCCGTTCTTCGGGAACCAGGGCGCCGGCGGGAGCGGGAAGGTGTCGTCCAGGCTCGGCAGGCCGGCGACGAAGGCCTCCGTCTCCTGCCGGACCTCGTCCCAGAAGGCCAGGACGGACGGGATCGACTCGCCCTCGACCAGCCGGAAGGCCTCGTTCCAGGTCTCCTCGGTGCGCTGGCGCTCGTTCGGGACCTGCTGGGCCATCCGCAGCCAGCCCAGCTCGACCTCGGCCACGTGCTTGAGCACGCCGGACAGGGTGAGCTCGCTGACGGTGGGGCGGCTCGCCGCCTGCTCCTCGTCGAGCCCGAGGACCGTTTCGCGGATCGCCGCGCGCTGGGCCTCGACGAAGGCGAGGAGCGTGCCGCGCTCGTCGCCGAGGACCTCGGTGGAAATCTGAGCCATGACCGACCGCCTTTGTGTGGGGTGCCGGGGAGCCCGTCCCCCCGACAACCCACACGCTACGGAGCCTTGCGGTCAGTCTCTGTCCTAGATGGCCGCTCAGTGCGGGGAGATTTCCCCGTCCGGGCGAATCGCGGGCAGCGCCGTGGCGGGCTGCGGGAGCAGGGCCTTGGCGAGGTCCTGCCTGCCCGTCGGGTCGAGCCCGTACATCGCCTCGTAGATCTTGCGGACGGCCGGCCCCGACGCACCCGAGCCGGTGCCGCCCTGCGAGATCGTCATGACGATCGCGTAGTCCTCGGTGTAGGAGGCGAACCACGAGGTGGTCTGCTTGCCCTGGACCTCGGCCGTGCCGGTCTTGGCGTGCATCGGGATCTGCTTCTGCGGCCAGCCGCCGAAGCGCCAGGCGGCGCTGCCGCTGGTGGCCACGCCGGCGAGGGCCTGGTCGATGTTGTTGCGGGTCTTGGCGTCCATCGGCAGCTTGCCCTGCACCTTGGGCGCAATCTCCTGGACCGACGTCCCGTCGGCGCTGACGACCGCCTTGCCGACGCTGGGCTGGTGCAGCGTGCCGCCGTTGGCGATGGCCGCGTAGACGGAGGCCATCTGGAGCGGGGTGACGAGGGTGTCGCCCTGCCCGATCGAGTAGTTGATGGCGTCGCCCTCGCGCAGCTGGTTGCCCTGGCGGCAGTTCTCGTAGGCGATCTTCTCGGCGAAGCTGCCGCTCTTCTTGCCGTCGCGGCACCAGGCGTCCTTGTTCGCCTCGAAGAAGTCCTGCTTCCACTTGCGGTCGGGGATCCGGCCGGGCACCTCGTTCGGCAGGTCGATGCCGGTCCGCTTGCCCAGCCCGAACTCGTGGGCGGTCTTGAAGAACCAGTCGTTCGGGTTCTTCTTCGGGTTGATCCCGCCGTCCTTCTTCCACTCCTGGTCCGCGATCAGGTAGTAGACCGTGTCGCAGGAGACCTCCAGGGCCCGGCCGATCGTGATGTCGCCGTGGCCCTGCGACTCGAAGTTCGTGAAGGTCTGGTTGCCGACCGAGTACGAGCTGGGGCAGGGGTAGCGGTTGTTGAAGGCGTACCCGGCGTTGACCGCGGCGGTCGAGGTGACCACCTTGAAGATGGAGCCGGGCGCCGCCTGGGCCTGGATCGCCCGGTTCAGCAGCGGGTAGTTCGACTTCTTGTCGGTCAGGCCGGCGTAGTCCTTCGCGGAGATGCCGCCCACCCAGGCGTTCGGGTCGTAGGTCGGGTTCGAGGCCATCGCCACGACCCGGCCGGTCTTGGTCTCCATCACCACGACCGAGCCCGAGTCGGCCTCGTAGTTCCGGCGGGTGTTGTTCTCGTCGAACGTCTTGCGGGCGTCGATCATCGCGTTGTTCAGCTCGCGCTCCGCGACCGCCTGCACACGGGAGTCGATCGAGGTCACGATGTTCGAGCCGGGCTTCGCCGGGTCGGTCTCGCCCTGCCCGATGACCCGGCCGAGGTTGTCCACCTCGTAGCGGGTGATGCCCGCCTTTCCGCGCAGCTCCTTGTCGTAGGTGCGCTCCAGGCCGGAGCGGCCCACCTGGTCGGAGCGCAGGTACGGGGAGTCGGACTTCTTCGCCTTGGCGATCTCCTCGTCGGTGACGGGCGAGAGGTAGCCCAGCACCTGGGAGGTGTTGGCCTGGTCCGGGGCGGCGTAGCGGCGCAGGGCGGTCGCCTCGGCCGTGATGCCCGGGAAGTCCTCGGGGTGCTCACGGATCTGCAGGGCCTGCTCGGTGGTGGCCTCGTCGCTGACCGGGATCGGCTGGTAGGGCGAGCCGTTCCAGCAGGGCTGCTTGGTCTTGGAGTCGCAGAGCCGGACCTTGTCGACGACCTCCTGGGGGTCCAGGCCCAGGACGCCGGCGAGCCGGGTCAGGACGGACTTGCCCTTGTCCTTCATGGTCAGCAGCTCGGTGCGGTTGGCGGAGACCACGAGGTGGGTCGCGTTGTCGGCGAGCGGCACCCCGCGCGAGTCGAGGATCGAGCCGCGCACGGCGGGCTGGACCACCTGCTGGACGTGGTTGTTCTTCGCCTCGTCCGTGTACTCCGAGCCATTGCGGATCTGGAGGTACCAGAGGCGTCCGCCCAGCGTGAGCAGCAGGGAGAAGACGACGATCTGGATGACGACGAGACGGTTCTGGACCCGAGGGGTCCGGCCGGTCTCCGGTATGTTGCTCAACTCTGTCTCCCCCGGAACGCATGCCGTACGCCCGGTTGAGTTTAGGGGCCCTTCGGGACCCCTAGAACGGGAAGCGGCTCCGGCCGTGCTGCACGGAGATCCACTTCTGCGTGGTGAAGGCCTCGACCGTGGCCTCGCCGTTCAGCCGTCCGAGGCCCGAGGCCTTCTCGCCGCCGAAGGCGGCCAGCGGCTCGTCCCCGATCGTGGAGTCGTTGACGTGCATCATGCCCGTCTCGATCCGCTGGGCGAAGCGGACGCCCCGTTCCACGTCCCGGGTGTGCACGGCGCCGCTGAGCCCGTACGGGGTCGCGTTGGTCAGCCGTACGGCCTCGTCCTCGCCGTCGAAGACCACGAGCAGGGCCACCGGGCCGAAGATCTCCTGGCCCAGCAGCGGGGAGTCCTCGGGGATCCCGGCGAGCACCGTCGGTTCGACGAGGTTGCCGCGCGTAGACCCCCGTACGAGTGCCTGCGCCCCGGATTCCACGGCCTGGTCGACGAGCGCGGTCAGGGCGTCGGCCTGGAAGGAGTTGATCAGCGGGCCGATGTGGGTGTCGGCGTCGTGGGGGTCGCCGGTCTTCAGGCTCCGCACGCGGGCTGTGAACTTCT of the Streptomyces sp. NBC_01294 genome contains:
- a CDS encoding zinc ribbon domain-containing protein, whose translation is MALRRLGWSVTTLDGIRVNDRIVRMAQETAGRTLRSAKWRADLTAAVLATWPADPSKRTPEEWDAVRSAAPGGQHLPSSVIKGRTRQVAVFVREHGRLPVDVFEAEDVPRPAHMLLLSACDGQQATIERHESDPGWALLRLQLPARPDPQSYKDWTWVSCPISLPPTIPASAVLHLPTLRVTGGRVRADLAYTHAVPRTARTGHTVALGVDWGLNTLLSAGAARLHDDGTITALGAGGMFRAAGVLAKQHLLRRHSELLHAKAHRYQRLTGSDTEHPLAARHAVLADQIRRISDKRSNLGDALARAAARWAVDQAITAGASVIYLEDLRSMEARGMGRTMNTRLSQTVRGQIVDRMRHLAAEVGISVVMVPAKNTSKHCPRCLVPLWHRKAPDRPTTPGWKWAVCRSCGYQGDRDQGARNRIVARGLTHQAKTVTERANGAMVIRSVVDTLEKAAVITPSAPKTSRDRSKTGPTRHEATSPAPRRRRAPSPTRPQGPAGKRPEGHAHTDRPRLPRAAHRHQDVTTTSTPTTSRHRPRGTALGAGFHLHAHATPPRWEILSDTVSDTGSSS
- a CDS encoding DinB family protein → MAQISTEVLGDERGTLLAFVEAQRAAIRETVLGLDEEQAASRPTVSELTLSGVLKHVAEVELGWLRMAQQVPNERQRTEETWNEAFRLVEGESIPSVLAFWDEVRQETEAFVAGLPSLDDTFPLPPAPWFPKNGKVSMRWMLLHLVEEFARHAGHADIVRESLDGTRAMG